A single Candidatus Thalassolituus haligoni DNA region contains:
- the uvrD gene encoding DNA helicase II, with amino-acid sequence MDTSLIIDQLNDGQRNAVAAQSPHQLVLAGAGSGKTRVLVHRIAWLLKVENVSPFALMAVTFTNKAAKEMKGRLEQLLDVPVSGMWVGTFHGLAHRLLKQHWREARLPQYFQILDSDDQLRLIKRLMKANNIDDSRYPPRQMQWFINEQKDEGRRAAHVIPSADPFTRTLQQFYQVYEENCQQNGMVDFGEILLRAHELWLHNPELLQHYQQRFSHILVDEFQDTNNIQYAWIRLLAGNAVSVMAVGDDDQSIYGWRGANIGNIRNFQQDFAGAEMIKLEQNYRSTATILDAANAVISNNSGRLGKQLHTTGEKGDPIRLYRAFNEQDEARYIADLVDSWAKKGHARADMAILYRSNAQSRTLEEAMLRAGIPYRIYGGQRFYDRLEIKNAMAYLRLLLNRQDDAAMERVINVPTRAIGEKTLDTLRSIARDQGCSLWDACTEVTATGGLPKRAGAAVTGFMTLIDEMCVGIDDIELHELVDQVIAQTGLIEHHRKEKGEKGQARVENLEELVNAARVFEGSGDDEEASLLVQFLDSAALDAGEGQADEHEDAVQMMTLHSAKGLEFPQVVLTGLEDGLFPHKMSMDDADGLEEERRLAYVGITRAMDHLVITYAESRRLHGQENLSTPSRFIREIPAELVDEVRLKNTVSRPLSSRRPRSGNHKLVAAISADWPFGLGSRVFHEMFGEGTVLQFEGQGPGLRVQVNFDEAGSKWLVLSFAKLKPV; translated from the coding sequence ATGGATACTTCACTGATAATAGATCAATTAAACGATGGCCAGCGTAATGCGGTGGCTGCGCAATCCCCCCATCAGCTGGTACTGGCAGGCGCAGGCTCGGGCAAAACCCGCGTGCTGGTGCATCGCATTGCCTGGTTGCTCAAGGTTGAAAATGTATCGCCTTTTGCCTTGATGGCGGTGACCTTCACCAATAAAGCGGCAAAAGAAATGAAAGGCCGTCTGGAGCAGTTGCTGGATGTGCCGGTCAGCGGCATGTGGGTGGGTACGTTTCATGGCCTGGCTCATCGCTTGCTGAAGCAGCATTGGCGTGAAGCCCGTTTGCCCCAATACTTCCAGATCCTGGACAGCGATGACCAGCTGCGGCTGATCAAGCGGTTGATGAAAGCGAACAATATCGATGATAGCCGCTATCCACCGCGACAGATGCAGTGGTTTATTAACGAACAAAAGGATGAAGGGCGGCGTGCCGCCCACGTCATTCCCTCCGCCGACCCTTTTACCCGTACCTTGCAGCAGTTTTACCAGGTCTATGAAGAAAACTGCCAGCAAAACGGTATGGTCGATTTTGGTGAAATCCTGCTGCGAGCTCATGAGCTCTGGTTACATAACCCGGAGCTGCTGCAGCATTATCAGCAACGTTTCAGCCATATTCTGGTTGATGAGTTTCAGGATACCAACAACATTCAGTACGCCTGGATTCGTTTGCTGGCAGGCAATGCGGTGTCTGTGATGGCGGTAGGGGATGATGATCAGTCCATTTATGGCTGGCGAGGCGCTAACATCGGTAATATTCGCAATTTCCAGCAGGATTTTGCTGGAGCGGAAATGATCAAGCTGGAACAAAATTACCGCTCAACGGCGACGATTCTGGATGCCGCCAACGCCGTCATCAGTAACAACAGCGGACGGCTGGGGAAACAACTGCATACAACGGGTGAAAAGGGTGACCCTATCCGTTTGTACCGCGCCTTTAATGAGCAGGATGAAGCCCGTTACATCGCCGACCTGGTAGACAGCTGGGCCAAAAAAGGCCATGCCAGGGCCGACATGGCGATTCTCTATCGCTCCAATGCCCAGTCGCGCACCTTGGAAGAGGCCATGCTGCGGGCGGGTATTCCCTACCGCATCTATGGTGGCCAGCGTTTTTATGACCGACTGGAAATCAAGAATGCCATGGCGTATCTGCGACTGTTGTTAAATCGGCAGGACGATGCTGCGATGGAGCGGGTGATTAACGTACCGACCCGTGCGATTGGTGAAAAAACTCTGGATACCTTGCGTTCAATCGCCCGAGATCAGGGCTGCTCGTTATGGGATGCTTGTACCGAGGTGACTGCAACGGGGGGCTTGCCGAAACGGGCTGGTGCTGCCGTCACGGGTTTTATGACGCTGATTGACGAGATGTGTGTCGGGATTGATGACATAGAATTGCACGAGCTGGTGGATCAAGTGATTGCCCAGACGGGGCTGATAGAACATCACCGCAAGGAAAAGGGCGAAAAGGGCCAGGCTCGAGTGGAAAACCTGGAGGAGCTGGTGAATGCTGCCCGAGTTTTTGAAGGCAGTGGTGATGACGAAGAAGCCAGCCTGCTGGTGCAATTTCTCGATAGCGCTGCCCTGGATGCGGGTGAAGGTCAGGCCGATGAGCATGAAGATGCGGTGCAAATGATGACGCTGCATTCTGCCAAGGGGCTGGAGTTCCCCCAAGTGGTGCTTACCGGGCTGGAAGATGGCTTATTCCCGCACAAAATGTCGATGGATGATGCTGATGGCCTGGAAGAAGAGCGGCGTTTGGCCTATGTCGGTATAACGCGTGCCATGGATCATCTGGTGATCACTTATGCTGAAAGCCGCCGCTTGCATGGTCAGGAGAATCTCAGCACACCGTCGCGTTTTATTCGTGAAATCCCCGCCGAGCTGGTGGATGAAGTTCGCCTGAAAAATACCGTATCCCGTCCGTTGAGTTCGCGTCGGCCTCGCTCTGGCAACCATAAACTGGTGGCGGCGATATCGGCCGATTGGCCGTTTGGGTTGGGCAGCCGGGTATTCCATGAAATGTTTGGTGAGGGGACGGTATTGCAGTTCGAAGGCCAGGGGCCGGGTTTGCGAGTGCAAGTGAATTTTGATGAAGCAGGTAGCAAGTGGCTGGTACTCAGCTTCGCCAAACTGAAACCGGTGTAA
- a CDS encoding acyl-CoA thioesterase produces MKARSKDDCEPKPDGELTLRLIPSRGDTNTHGDISGGWVVAQMDHAAETVASRLAHGRIANVALESVVFMSPIRIGAAVCFYTRMLEIGSSSIRIAIEVWTQNPNESERRKVVDAVFVYVAIDDTGRIRRVPR; encoded by the coding sequence ATGAAAGCCAGATCGAAGGACGATTGCGAACCCAAACCCGATGGCGAGTTGACACTCCGCCTGATTCCATCCCGAGGAGATACCAACACCCACGGCGACATCAGCGGTGGCTGGGTGGTGGCACAAATGGATCATGCTGCCGAAACCGTGGCAAGTCGGCTGGCACACGGACGCATCGCCAATGTGGCGCTGGAGTCCGTCGTCTTTATGTCGCCAATACGCATAGGTGCAGCGGTGTGTTTTTATACCCGTATGCTGGAGATAGGTTCATCGTCAATTCGTATCGCTATTGAAGTCTGGACCCAGAACCCGAACGAAAGCGAACGCCGCAAAGTGGTGGATGCCGTTTTCGTCTACGTTGCGATTGATGACACCGGACGAATTCGCCGAGTGCCGCGCTGA
- a CDS encoding substrate-binding domain-containing protein translates to MKHSLVAGVVLLASVFSQSAFAERNYISIVGSSTVYPFSTVVAERFGKSTKFRTPKVESTGSGGGLKLFCTGVGDTTPDITNASRRIKASEIALCTKNGVKDIVEVMIGFDGIVFANAASNPRTSLSRKDIFLALAKMVPAADGSDKLIANPYKTWKQVNPALANTPIKVLGPPPTSGTRDAFVELAMEGGCTQFPFIKALKKSDPDKYKAICHGLREDGGYVEAGENDNLIVQKLAASPDSYGIFGYSFLEQNEDKVQGSLVDGVEPTFDNIAADKYPISRSLYFYVKKAHVGVIPGIAEYLAEFTSARAIGEDGYLADKGMIPMEESRRRGVAASVKSLTPIGQ, encoded by the coding sequence ATGAAACATTCTCTCGTTGCCGGTGTGGTTTTGCTGGCTTCAGTGTTTAGTCAAAGCGCTTTTGCTGAGCGTAACTACATCAGCATTGTTGGCTCCTCAACGGTCTATCCGTTTTCTACGGTCGTTGCTGAACGTTTTGGCAAATCGACCAAGTTCCGTACTCCTAAAGTCGAGTCTACGGGTTCCGGTGGTGGCCTGAAGTTGTTCTGTACTGGTGTTGGTGATACCACACCTGACATTACTAATGCGTCTCGTCGTATCAAGGCGTCTGAAATTGCCTTGTGTACCAAAAATGGCGTCAAGGATATTGTCGAAGTCATGATTGGCTTTGATGGCATCGTGTTCGCAAACGCAGCATCCAATCCTCGTACCTCTTTGTCGCGCAAAGATATCTTTCTGGCGTTGGCGAAAATGGTGCCAGCGGCGGACGGTTCAGACAAGCTGATCGCCAACCCTTATAAAACCTGGAAACAAGTAAACCCTGCCTTGGCTAATACACCGATCAAGGTCTTGGGGCCTCCGCCAACCTCCGGAACCCGTGATGCGTTTGTGGAATTGGCGATGGAAGGGGGCTGTACCCAGTTTCCGTTTATCAAGGCGCTGAAAAAATCCGATCCAGACAAATACAAGGCGATTTGCCATGGTTTGCGTGAAGACGGTGGCTATGTCGAAGCCGGTGAAAACGACAACCTGATTGTACAGAAACTGGCTGCCAGCCCGGATTCCTACGGCATTTTTGGCTACAGCTTTCTGGAACAGAATGAAGACAAGGTGCAAGGCTCTCTGGTTGATGGTGTTGAGCCTACGTTCGACAACATTGCTGCCGATAAATACCCAATCAGTCGTTCACTTTATTTCTACGTCAAAAAGGCCCACGTCGGGGTGATTCCGGGTATTGCAGAATACCTCGCCGAATTTACTTCAGCACGGGCTATCGGTGAAGATGGTTATCTTGCTGACAAGGGGATGATTCCGATGGAAGAATCCCGTCGTCGGGGAGTCGCGGCCAGCGTCAAGTCACTGACCCCGATCGGCCAGTAA
- a CDS encoding accessory factor UbiK family protein: MNANEIRFKIEQLLAQSPFASLSEEMHKNMASRLQLLFSSANLVTREEFESQQRVLEKTHTLLLELESRLAQLENQPSTDDTPT; encoded by the coding sequence ATGAACGCCAACGAAATACGCTTTAAAATCGAGCAGTTACTGGCACAGTCACCCTTTGCATCCTTGTCAGAAGAAATGCACAAGAATATGGCATCCCGACTGCAGTTGCTGTTCAGTAGTGCCAATCTGGTGACACGGGAAGAATTCGAGTCACAGCAGCGCGTATTGGAAAAAACCCACACACTGCTGCTCGAGCTGGAAAGCCGACTGGCTCAGCTGGAAAATCAGCCGTCTACCGACGACACCCCCACCTGA
- a CDS encoding PA3496 family putative envelope integrity protein, whose amino-acid sequence MEAAIKFETHEQVVTFDPQGNVVVNKASKMPAKVVARRAIEAHRERKHLEQDLDRYYDFIDL is encoded by the coding sequence ATGGAAGCTGCAATCAAGTTTGAAACTCATGAACAGGTTGTGACGTTTGACCCCCAAGGTAATGTAGTGGTCAACAAAGCCAGCAAGATGCCCGCCAAAGTAGTTGCGCGCCGAGCGATTGAAGCGCATCGCGAACGCAAGCATCTGGAGCAAGACCTTGATCGCTATTACGATTTTATCGACCTCTGA
- a CDS encoding ammonium transporter: MENNIYELQYAMDTFYFLVCGALVMWMAAGFAMLEAGLVRAKNTTEILTKNIALYAIACTMYLVCGYELMYGGGFFLDGIADVDPAAVLGDFAAREDGFQGGSIYAGASDFFFQVVFVATAMSIVSGAVAERMKLGAFMVFAVVMTGFIYPMEGSWTWGGNSVFGMFSLGDDFGFSDFAGSGIVHMAGAAAALAGVILLGARKGKYGPNGEIRAIPGANLPLATLGCFILWMGWFGFNGGSVLKLGDIANANAVAVVFTNTNAAAAGGLIGALLLAFVLFRKADLTMCLNGALAGLVAITAEPSTPTPFVATLIGFVGGLIVVVAILTLDKMKIDDPVGAISVHGVVGLFGLMVVPVTNDGASFGGQLMGAITIFVWVFVASFITWMIIKAVMGLRVSEEAEYEGVDISECGMEAYPEFTGK; the protein is encoded by the coding sequence ATGGAAAACAATATTTACGAATTGCAATACGCCATGGACACCTTTTATTTCCTGGTATGTGGCGCGTTGGTTATGTGGATGGCTGCTGGTTTTGCCATGCTGGAAGCGGGCCTGGTTCGCGCCAAAAACACGACCGAAATTCTGACTAAAAACATCGCGCTGTATGCGATCGCTTGCACCATGTACTTGGTGTGTGGCTACGAGTTGATGTACGGCGGTGGTTTCTTTCTGGACGGTATTGCAGATGTGGATCCTGCTGCTGTGTTGGGTGACTTTGCGGCACGTGAAGACGGTTTCCAGGGTGGTTCAATCTACGCCGGTGCGTCTGACTTCTTCTTCCAGGTTGTCTTCGTAGCAACTGCCATGTCTATTGTGTCTGGTGCGGTTGCTGAGCGTATGAAGCTGGGTGCTTTCATGGTCTTTGCCGTTGTTATGACTGGTTTTATCTATCCAATGGAAGGCAGCTGGACTTGGGGTGGCAACTCCGTGTTCGGAATGTTCAGCCTGGGTGATGACTTCGGTTTCTCTGACTTTGCTGGTTCCGGTATTGTTCACATGGCGGGTGCTGCTGCTGCTCTGGCGGGTGTTATTCTGCTGGGTGCACGTAAAGGCAAGTACGGTCCAAATGGTGAAATCCGTGCAATCCCTGGTGCCAACCTGCCGCTGGCAACGCTGGGCTGTTTCATCCTGTGGATGGGCTGGTTCGGTTTCAACGGTGGTTCTGTACTGAAACTGGGCGATATTGCCAATGCCAACGCAGTTGCAGTTGTGTTCACTAACACTAACGCAGCGGCTGCTGGTGGTTTGATCGGTGCTCTGTTGCTGGCCTTCGTACTGTTCCGCAAGGCGGATCTGACCATGTGTCTGAATGGTGCACTGGCTGGTCTGGTGGCGATTACTGCTGAGCCTTCAACGCCGACTCCTTTTGTCGCGACCTTGATTGGCTTTGTGGGTGGCTTGATTGTTGTTGTCGCTATCCTGACTCTGGACAAAATGAAGATTGATGATCCCGTTGGTGCGATCTCTGTTCATGGTGTTGTGGGTCTGTTTGGTCTGATGGTTGTACCGGTTACTAATGACGGTGCTTCTTTTGGTGGCCAGCTGATGGGTGCAATCACTATCTTTGTATGGGTCTTTGTTGCTTCTTTCATCACTTGGATGATCATCAAGGCGGTGATGGGTCTGCGTGTGAGCGAAGAGGCCGAGTACGAAGGTGTTGATATTTCAGAATGTGGTATGGAAGCTTACCCAGAATTTACTGGCAAGTAA
- a CDS encoding MurR/RpiR family transcriptional regulator encodes MRNSPILAEISAAIPNLRKSEIKVAEYVLRSPQQVMHMRIVDLAQEAQVSEPTIVRFCRGIGCNSFQEFKVRVAQEMAITNNIGQFAIATDDSISNICSKIADTTIQRLHQVKSQLKSEQVGVAANAISMATRVEFYGYGASGAVAIDAQHKFFRLQVATAAYSDPHMQAMSAVTLGPEDVAVAISQSGRTKDLLNSIALAQHHGAKVVSLAPANTAVSLQADYPIHINIEEDTEQFTPMTSRIAHLMVIDMLAVAVTQRRGPEFARHLINIKRSIKSLRLEQGNEPFNPKNIIG; translated from the coding sequence GTGAGAAACAGCCCGATTCTGGCCGAAATATCTGCTGCCATACCCAACTTGCGCAAATCCGAGATCAAAGTGGCGGAATACGTGTTGCGGTCGCCACAGCAAGTGATGCACATGCGCATCGTCGACCTCGCCCAGGAAGCCCAGGTAAGTGAACCAACCATCGTCCGGTTTTGCCGTGGCATCGGCTGCAACAGTTTTCAGGAATTCAAGGTTCGCGTCGCCCAGGAAATGGCCATTACCAACAACATTGGTCAATTTGCCATCGCCACAGACGACAGCATCAGTAATATTTGCAGCAAGATTGCCGACACCACCATCCAGCGACTGCATCAAGTCAAATCGCAGCTGAAATCAGAACAGGTAGGGGTCGCTGCCAATGCCATCAGCATGGCCACCCGTGTCGAATTTTATGGCTATGGTGCCTCTGGGGCCGTCGCTATTGATGCACAACACAAGTTTTTTCGGCTGCAAGTTGCGACAGCGGCTTACAGTGACCCTCATATGCAAGCCATGTCCGCAGTGACTCTGGGGCCTGAAGACGTCGCTGTCGCCATCTCTCAAAGTGGCCGCACCAAGGATCTGCTCAATTCCATTGCCCTGGCCCAGCATCATGGTGCCAAAGTCGTTAGCCTGGCGCCCGCCAATACTGCGGTCAGCTTGCAAGCCGACTACCCGATTCATATCAATATTGAAGAAGACACCGAACAATTTACCCCGATGACCTCCCGTATTGCCCATCTGATGGTGATCGACATGCTGGCAGTCGCCGTCACACAGCGTCGAGGTCCCGAGTTTGCTCGCCATCTCATCAATATCAAACGCAGCATCAAATCATTGCGGCTGGAGCAGGGTAACGAACCCTTCAATCCGAAAAATATTATCGGTTAA
- a CDS encoding TorF family putative porin, whose translation MKKLSQAIVLAGAMTAGLTAVQTAQAEISASVDIASMYLWRGQDLGLDKGTAVVSGALDYSHESGLYAGVWTSSGDSSLGNETDFYAGFAGAVGDFGYDLGYVTYIYSETAADEFDDAAEFYLGLSYSMVGITFYVPSDSDADGLYTVLGVDIPDTSFSVALGNYSDIDDEYTHLDVSYAYNDSVGFTVSKIVDEANEDSYDKSMRYVVSYSLPIEM comes from the coding sequence ATGAAAAAATTGTCTCAAGCTATCGTTCTTGCTGGTGCCATGACTGCAGGTCTGACCGCTGTTCAAACTGCCCAGGCAGAAATTTCTGCTTCTGTCGACATTGCCAGTATGTACCTGTGGCGTGGTCAGGATCTGGGTCTGGATAAGGGCACGGCAGTTGTATCCGGCGCTTTGGACTACAGCCATGAATCTGGCCTGTACGCTGGCGTATGGACCTCTTCCGGTGATTCCTCTCTGGGTAATGAAACTGACTTCTATGCCGGTTTTGCTGGCGCAGTCGGTGACTTTGGCTATGACCTGGGTTATGTCACATACATTTATTCAGAAACTGCTGCTGACGAATTCGACGACGCTGCAGAATTTTACCTGGGTCTGTCTTACAGCATGGTTGGTATTACTTTCTACGTACCAAGCGATTCTGATGCAGATGGCCTGTACACCGTACTGGGTGTTGATATTCCTGATACCAGCTTCTCTGTTGCTCTGGGTAACTACAGCGATATCGATGATGAGTACACTCACCTTGACGTGTCTTACGCTTACAACGACAGTGTTGGATTCACTGTATCCAAGATTGTTGATGAAGCCAACGAAGACAGCTACGACAAGTCCATGCGTTACGTTGTGTCTTACAGCCTGCCTATCGAGATGTAA
- the eutC gene encoding ethanolamine ammonia-lyase subunit EutC, protein MTDTLLVENPWQVLREYTDARIGLGRAGVSLPTRAHLEFQLAHARARDAVHLPLDFVQLQQDLEQTLLQAGLKGPVLKLASQANDRPQYLQRPDYGRQLSVASREWLAQWLTDSQPAAFDIAIVVADGLSSLAVQRHAAPLLGSLLASLADTPLRVGPVVMVEQGRVAIGDPIGEILKARMLVMLIGERPGLSSPDSLGIYFTWQPASGKHDANRNCISNVRHEGLRYEEATHKLMYLLLEAGRRQLSGVALKDESDNGQQQLKNKPGNLLLNTL, encoded by the coding sequence ATGACCGACACCCTCCTGGTGGAAAACCCCTGGCAAGTCCTGCGCGAATATACCGATGCCCGTATTGGTCTTGGCCGTGCCGGTGTCAGCCTGCCGACGCGGGCGCATCTGGAATTCCAGCTGGCTCATGCCCGAGCCAGGGATGCCGTGCATTTGCCGCTGGATTTTGTGCAGCTGCAGCAGGATCTCGAACAGACGCTATTACAAGCCGGACTCAAGGGGCCTGTGCTGAAACTGGCCAGTCAGGCCAATGATCGACCTCAGTATTTGCAACGACCGGACTATGGTCGCCAACTGTCTGTTGCTAGTCGGGAGTGGCTGGCGCAATGGCTGACTGACAGCCAACCGGCGGCGTTTGATATTGCGATTGTTGTTGCAGATGGATTGTCTTCGCTGGCGGTACAACGACATGCCGCACCGCTGCTGGGCAGTTTGCTGGCTTCGCTGGCCGATACGCCGCTGCGGGTGGGGCCTGTGGTGATGGTTGAGCAGGGGCGGGTGGCAATTGGCGATCCTATCGGCGAGATCCTCAAGGCTCGTATGCTGGTGATGCTGATTGGTGAGCGCCCTGGATTAAGTTCGCCGGACTCGCTGGGCATCTACTTCACCTGGCAGCCTGCCAGTGGCAAGCACGACGCCAACCGTAATTGCATCTCCAATGTGCGTCACGAAGGTCTGCGTTATGAAGAAGCAACTCATAAACTGATGTACCTGCTGCTGGAAGCCGGTCGCCGTCAGCTGTCCGGGGTGGCATTAAAAGATGAATCCGATAACGGTCAGCAGCAGCTGAAGAACAAGCCCGGAAACTTGCTGCTGAATACACTCTAA
- the pstC gene encoding phosphate ABC transporter permease subunit PstC, translating to MTFSILLLVIAILFVIAYIGGARRARSLVSPGVTLNSLPGHYGSLVALWTCLPPLLLMLCWGMLESPVIDRLLEAQLPAGIQAEGGNRVSLALSKVHNLAGGANVEADPELAPVVLHLVDLQSRNRMLSTALVLALALAGFGFSLRRLAPALRARNEVEGIVRSLLFCSSGVAVLTTVGILSSVLFEAWMFFGKVNVFDFLFGTTWSPQVALRADQSGSSGSFGAIPLFTGTLLISMIAMLIAVPIGLMSAIYLSEYATPRIRNYAKPALEVLAGIPTVVYGFFAALTVAPILKSLGADVGLEVSSESALAAGLVMGVMIIPFVSSLSDDVINAVPQSLRDGSYGLGATQSETIRHVVIPAALPGIVGAVMLAVSRAIGETMIVAMAAGLAANLTANPLESVTTVTVQIVTLLVGDQEFDSSKTLAAFALGLVLFLVTLILNFVALKVVQKYREQYD from the coding sequence ATGACCTTCAGCATTTTGCTACTTGTCATCGCGATTCTGTTTGTAATCGCATACATTGGCGGCGCTCGCCGAGCTCGTTCTCTGGTCAGCCCCGGCGTCACTTTGAATTCATTGCCGGGCCACTATGGCTCACTGGTCGCCCTTTGGACCTGTTTGCCACCCTTATTGTTAATGTTGTGTTGGGGCATGCTCGAAAGCCCTGTTATCGACCGTTTGCTGGAAGCGCAGTTGCCAGCCGGGATCCAAGCCGAAGGAGGCAACCGCGTGAGCCTGGCGCTGAGCAAGGTTCATAATCTGGCGGGTGGTGCGAATGTGGAGGCCGATCCGGAATTGGCCCCTGTGGTCTTGCACCTGGTTGATCTGCAGTCGCGCAACCGCATGTTGAGTACCGCGTTGGTGCTGGCATTGGCGTTGGCCGGATTTGGCTTCAGCCTGCGTCGCCTGGCACCCGCGCTACGAGCCAGAAACGAAGTGGAAGGTATTGTCCGGTCACTGCTGTTCTGCAGCTCCGGTGTGGCAGTGCTGACGACCGTCGGGATTCTTAGCAGTGTGCTGTTTGAAGCCTGGATGTTTTTTGGCAAAGTGAATGTCTTTGATTTCCTGTTTGGCACGACCTGGTCACCCCAGGTGGCATTGCGGGCAGATCAGTCCGGTTCTTCCGGCAGTTTTGGTGCCATTCCGCTGTTTACCGGTACCTTGCTGATTTCCATGATTGCCATGCTGATTGCTGTCCCGATTGGGCTGATGTCTGCCATTTATCTGTCTGAGTATGCCACTCCCCGTATTCGTAACTACGCCAAGCCGGCACTGGAAGTGCTGGCCGGTATTCCGACCGTTGTTTATGGCTTTTTTGCTGCTCTGACGGTGGCGCCTATCCTGAAAAGTCTGGGGGCGGATGTGGGCCTGGAAGTTTCGTCCGAGAGTGCATTGGCGGCTGGACTGGTGATGGGAGTGATGATTATCCCATTTGTATCGTCCTTGTCTGATGACGTTATTAATGCCGTGCCACAGTCTCTGCGTGACGGCAGTTACGGCTTGGGGGCGACCCAGAGCGAGACGATACGTCATGTTGTTATTCCGGCGGCATTGCCCGGTATCGTCGGTGCCGTCATGCTGGCAGTTTCCAGAGCCATTGGTGAAACCATGATTGTTGCCATGGCGGCGGGTCTGGCAGCGAATCTGACGGCAAATCCGCTGGAAAGTGTGACGACAGTGACGGTGCAGATTGTGACCTTGCTGGTCGGTGATCAGGAGTTTGATTCTTCCAAGACTTTGGCGGCATTTGCGCTGGGGCTGGTGTTGTTCCTGGTGACTCTGATTCTCAATTTTGTGGCGCTGAAAGTGGTACAGAAGTACCGGGAGCAATATGACTGA
- the glnK gene encoding P-II family nitrogen regulator: protein MKLITAVVKPFKLDDVREALSEIGVQGITVTEVKGFGRQKGHTELYRGAEYVVDFLPKVKIEVAVAEDLTDKVIEAITKAANTGKIGDGKIFVTTLEQVVRIRTGETGADAL from the coding sequence ATGAAACTCATTACTGCTGTTGTGAAGCCGTTCAAGCTGGACGACGTGCGTGAAGCACTGTCTGAAATCGGTGTTCAGGGTATCACTGTGACTGAGGTCAAAGGCTTTGGTCGTCAGAAAGGTCATACCGAGTTGTACCGTGGTGCCGAGTACGTGGTCGATTTCTTGCCTAAAGTCAAAATCGAAGTGGCTGTTGCCGAAGATCTGACAGACAAGGTTATTGAAGCTATCACCAAAGCTGCCAATACCGGCAAAATTGGCGACGGCAAGATTTTTGTTACAACTCTGGAGCAGGTTGTACGTATCCGTACCGGTGAAACCGGCGCTGACGCGCTCTGA